AAATCATATCACATCAAAAGTCGGTCGCTGTGAAGTATGGGTCACCGATGAAGAACCGCTACTGGACTAGTTATGCCGATGCGTGCGAGAAAATGGACTATATGCCTTCGGATGACTGTAGCAAAAGTGACACCGTACCACCGACCAGTGAAGATTTTATTGATCGCTATGAAGAGATGATCAAACCCATGCTCAAAGTTCGGCTGCAGTGGACCAAAGAACCTCCGCTCGGTTTCGCAACTGCCGGTGCCGAGATCAAGCTGGAGAACGGGTATAGCGATAAGGAGAACCACAAACCACCGTCCCCGTCGGCGACGGACTCGTTCAAGAAAGGACTGAATATCAACATTAACAATAACAGCATTCTAACGCCAGCGGCGGCAGCTGGCCATCTAGATGACGTCGAGCAATCGTTGAGCGAGGACAATGATGCGGAAGATTCATCGACGAACGACGTTAATGCGGATTTGGCTCTTGTGTCTGCTAGCATGAGTATGTCAAAGAGCGTGAACGATGCAAAGTGTGTGGTCTATCACTTCATGCACAATAACTACTCGCGCCAGAAGACGGAGAATATGGACGGATTTACCTGCCCGTGGTGTTGCTTAAGCTGCGGCATGCTTTACTCACTGCTGAAACATCTGAAGCTATGCCATGCACGGTTTAATTTCAACTACGTGCCCATCCCGGAAGGTGCTCGTATCGATGTGACGATCAACGAGTTGTACGATGGGTCGTACAATGGATCACCGCATGATTTGCTCGGACCCTCGACAGCTTACACGGTGCGTGACCCGTTACGCCGGACGGTTGTTACCAACTTGCTCGTCTGTCGACCCCGACGACCGAAGCCGAGTCTTGCGGAATTTATCGATAACGATGAAAACGAATTCGATAGCCAGCGACCGTACATTACCGGTCACAGTAGgtaagtgaaaagaaaaataattacgATGAAGATAAAACAGACATAACAGACATTAAGGGAAAACCCAGATTATAGTTTCGAATCGGCATAAAAATTGGGTCGATCAATTAAAAGTTCCTTTCTCGAGATTTTCAATACGTTTCTGTGCAAGGATTTCTTGATTACAGGGTTTTGAGATTGATTAGTGAAGTTGGGGAGTCGTTTTAGGAATTTCTGTTAAATTGTTGAAACCTTTAAATTGTCGAATGAATCGATTCTGTGTAAAGTTTCTCAACGAACACACCTTTGGAATGCTGTTTTATTGATAGATATGTCAGTGGAGAATGCTTTTGTGCAGGATGATATCCAGTTTAAAATATGAGACAGATTCCCCATTTCTTGTGCATATTGGGAACCACTGCAAAAGAATCCAAAAATGGCGCCGTCTTTCACACAAGAAATCGAAACGCTCCAATCGAAACATGCCAATCTTCATTGGGTTTGCTTTTGAGTGTATTTGTCGCATATCCTTTGTGAGTTCTGAGCACAAGAGAACGCTTGTCTGACTTTCGTGGAATTCAAACAAATACTTTATGCCACGCGGTGGCCGGTAAGCAGAAGAACAAATGATAAAACTGCTCTTTCTGTCAGAATGTATCATCACACCATGACCTGCCTGCCGGTGTATCCTAGAGAGCTCGATATCGATTCGGAGGGCGAAAGTGATCCGCTTTGGCTGCAACAGAAAACCATGCAGATGATCGACGAGTTTACCGACGTGAACGAGGGCGAAAAGGAACTGATGAAGATGTGGAATCTGCACGTGATGAAGTACGGTTACGTTGGCGATTGCCAGATACCGGTCGCGCTGGAAATGTTCATCGATCTCCGTGGGCGCGAACTGATGGCGCGTAATCTGTACCGCAACTTTGTGCTGCACATGTGCTCGATGTTTGACTTCGGGTTGGTGTCGGCCGACGTCATGCAGCGCATCATTCGAAAACTACgggtaagcaaaacaaagattGCGCTAATCGCGGAATCGAAGGAATTATTAATCATCACCTCCCTATTTATTGTGATTGTAGAAAATTCCGGCAAATGACACGGAACTACAACAGACGGTAAAACAAGCGAGAACCGAGCAGATGAACTACTGGAACAATGTGACCGTGCACAAGCAACAGACGGTCAAGACGGAGCTCAGAAATGGCAACGGTGAGCGCACTGCCGGTACAGGCGCTGGCACGTCCATCTCGGGTAGTTCGTCGTACCATCAACACCACAAGTCTGGCCATGGTGGCAGTGGTAGCGGTCCGTCAAACACCGGCGATGGACAGCAGCGCAAAGTTAAGCCTACGATCACGCCAGCGAAAAACACGGATCCTGGAGGTTGGTAATCGTTTCCATCAGTAAACACAGTTTCCGAAAGGAAGCTTTTGCAATATCCAGATTTTATTCCTTTCGCAAAATTATCCGCTAGACGGGCAGCTTCTAGGCAAGGATCGTTGAAGTAACGATCTACCGAATGTTTATATCTCCTCCCTCTTTGGTTACTGTacatgtttggttttgttgggttttattgttttacttttacatACAATTCGTTTGCGCTTTCTTGTTTGCTTCTGGTTTACTaacttttgtttctctttttccttttttttctttttctttccattatattttttgtgttttcataTTTATGTTTGCCATTCTCACAACCGTTTTCGCGGCCTTTTTGCACTACTGCGCTTCACATTATTGGTTCTCGTTCGATGTGTAATAATTGTCGCCGGTTGTGCATAATGATAGCCATACTACCAAGACGCCGTCGAAGTGCTGGTATCATGGAAAAGGGGGGCATGTCCACCCCACCGGCCAACGGCAAAACCGGTGGCTCCGTTTCGCAATCATCATCGAGCAAGACCACTAATGGACCTTCACATTCCACTGGCACGATGGCGAAGCCACCACCATTGGGTTCAGGGAAAGCATCCTCATCATCTGCCACCGTGGGCAGGAAATCATCAACCGCTACTAAATCCACTGCCTCGCCTTCCGCCTCATCCAGCACCACCCAGAACAAACACAACCATACCCATCCGACGGCAACATTTTCCGCTATAATGACCCGAAGAAAATCTCTTTCTTTAGGTTCGCATCTTCTGCTCCGAAAGCGATCCCTCAACTGATGCTGGCTCTAATTGCGGGCTGTGGAACACACTTGCAGCGAGTTGGTGGGTGAAGTACATGAAGTAACTAACAAAAGCACGGAAGCGAAACGCAAGGGCGAGCTGTCGAACGCGTATATTTTAAACGAATGTACATTTAGGGCTTGTGAACGACGCAGCACACAGTGTGTGGGATTGCACGAAAATTCGTAGTTGTCGTTGGGATAGCATATTTTTATACATACGTACTAGCCATGTAAGGAAAACAGCAGTTTAGAAAAGCGTAAAGTGAAAAAACAAGCTTTATTCCGGGGGCGAAGAAAAGTAACTGA
The Anopheles moucheti chromosome 2, idAnoMoucSN_F20_07, whole genome shotgun sequence genome window above contains:
- the LOC128309728 gene encoding polycomb protein suz12 isoform X2; its protein translation is MEKQARKHADVLPTGSSNTPSSSSCSSSSSKTRKNNPLKKKEKDAEVMSRPARNEMLNADHEAFMQAFEKPTQIYRFLRTRNVLKPIFLYRNLTYMRNRMSRSHKSRQSFKIDSMLAQKMTKLRGGKPNNITMSDGYLTLFFLGFFDERNQSMRNGADSNGIVLPLKSSFTEEAHDDGENGSEYGRKCVQVETNLLKIAHTKRKDMMATQMQLTVGKSQVLVNPNNDQHSIASSSSSGGLGVDDKPPIVSIPTDSFNTNSFSNTVTGPQVSFILRFRVQYMVPSSIANGSNEQQYLTNGTVSDGEEPSAKRQKLHGCSKMYSTELTLFDKYGRCLLKDADYELTVREIISHQKSVAVKYGSPMKNRYWTSYADACEKMDYMPSDDCSKSDTVPPTSEDFIDRYEEMIKPMLKVRLQWTKEPPLGFATAGAEIKLENGYSDKENHKPPSPSATDSFKKGLNININNNSILTPAAAAGHLDDVEQSLSEDNDAEDSSTNDVNADLALVSASMSMSKSVNDAKCVVYHFMHNNYSRQKTENMDGFTCPWCCLSCGMLYSLLKHLKLCHARFNFNYVPIPEGARIDVTINELYDGSYNGSPHDLLGPSTAYTVRDPLRRTVVTNLLVCRPRRPKPSLAEFIDNDENEFDSQRPYITGHSRMYHHTMTCLPVYPRELDIDSEGESDPLWLQQKTMQMIDEFTDVNEGEKELMKMWNLHVMKYGYVGDCQIPVALEMFIDLRGRELMARNLYRNFVLHMCSMFDFGLVSADVMQRIIRKLRKIPANDTELQQTVKQARTEQMNYWNNVTVHKQQTVKTELRNGNGERTAGTGAGTSISGSSSYHQHHKSGHGGSGSGPSNTGDGQQRKVKPTITPAKNTDPGGSHLLLRKRSLN
- the LOC128309728 gene encoding polycomb protein suz12 isoform X1; protein product: MEKQARKHADVLPTGSSNTPSSSSCSSSSSKTRKNNPLKKKEKDAEVMSRPARNEMLNADHEAFMQAFEKPTQIYRFLRTRNVLKPIFLYRNLTYMRNRMSRSHKSRQSFKIDSMLAQKMTKLRGGKPNNITMSDGYLTLFFLGFFDERNQSMRNGADSNGIVLPLKSSFTEEAHDDGENGSEYGRKCVQVETNLLKIAHTKRKDMMATQMQLTVGKSQVLVNPNNDQHSIASSSSSGGLGVDDKPPIVSIPTDSFNTNSFSNTVTGPQVSFILRFRVQYMVPSSIANGSNEQQYLTNGTVSDGEEPSAKRQKLHGCSKMYSTELTLFDKYGRCLLKDADYELTVREIISHQKSVAVKYGSPMKNRYWTSYADACEKMDYMPSDDCSKSDTVPPTSEDFIDRYEEMIKPMLKVRLQWTKEPPLGFATAGAEIKLENGYSDKENHKPPSPSATDSFKKGLNININNNSILTPAAAAGHLDDVEQSLSEDNDAEDSSTNDVNADLALVSASMSMSKSVNDAKCVVYHFMHNNYSRQKTENMDGFTCPWCCLSCGMLYSLLKHLKLCHARFNFNYVPIPEGARIDVTINELYDGSYNGSPHDLLGPSTAYTVRDPLRRTVVTNLLVCRPRRPKPSLAEFIDNDENEFDSQRPYITGHSRMYHHTMTCLPVYPRELDIDSEGESDPLWLQQKTMQMIDEFTDVNEGEKELMKMWNLHVMKYGYVGDCQIPVALEMFIDLRGRELMARNLYRNFVLHMCSMFDFGLVSADVMQRIIRKLRKIPANDTELQQTVKQARTEQMNYWNNVTVHKQQTVKTELRNGNGERTAGTGAGTSISGSSSYHQHHKSGHGGSGSGPSNTGDGQQRKVKPTITPAKNTDPGAILPRRRRSAGIMEKGGMSTPPANGKTGGSVSQSSSSKTTNGPSHSTGTMAKPPPLGSGKASSSSATVGRKSSTATKSTASPSASSSTTQNKHNHTHPTATFSAIMTRRKSLSLGSHLLLRKRSLN